One genomic window of Neisseria sp. oral taxon 014 str. F0314 includes the following:
- a CDS encoding ABC transporter permease subunit: MYRYILHRLLLLIPTLLGILAITFAVIQFVPGGPVEQMVQQLTHGAVDGETATVVAGDTMKHGNRISPEDLAALNALYGFDKPPLTRFADMVWRFARFDLGKSFFHHETVFELVKQKMPVSMSLGLWTFFLTYLICIPLGIAKAVRDGSRFDAVTGMVVLVGYTIPPFVLGLVLLVLFGGGSFFAWFPQGGLVGDDFDTLSWAGKIKDYLWHMALPITASVAGSLAVTTVLTKNVFLEEIRRQYVYTARAKGLPEKQILWKHVFRNAMIPLITGFPAAFIGAFFTGSLLIETLFSLDGLGLLSYEAVMKRDYPVVMGTLYVFTLMGLLAKLVSDISYSWVDPRIHFGGQK; the protein is encoded by the coding sequence ATGTACCGTTACATCCTCCACCGCCTATTACTCTTAATCCCCACGCTGTTGGGGATTTTGGCGATTACTTTTGCCGTTATCCAATTCGTGCCGGGCGGGCCGGTGGAGCAGATGGTGCAGCAGTTGACGCATGGTGCAGTCGATGGCGAGACGGCGACTGTGGTGGCGGGCGATACGATGAAACATGGCAACCGCATCAGTCCGGAAGATTTGGCGGCGTTGAATGCGCTGTACGGTTTCGACAAGCCGCCGCTGACGCGGTTTGCGGATATGGTGTGGCGGTTTGCCCGTTTTGATTTGGGCAAGAGTTTTTTCCATCATGAAACCGTGTTCGAGCTGGTCAAACAGAAAATGCCGGTGTCGATGAGTTTGGGCTTGTGGACGTTTTTCCTGACTTATCTGATTTGTATTCCGTTGGGCATTGCCAAGGCGGTGCGCGACGGCAGCCGTTTTGATGCAGTAACGGGGATGGTGGTGCTGGTCGGTTATACCATACCGCCGTTTGTGTTGGGTTTGGTGCTGCTGGTGTTGTTCGGCGGTGGCAGCTTTTTTGCGTGGTTCCCGCAGGGCGGTTTGGTCGGCGATGATTTCGACACGCTGTCGTGGGCGGGCAAAATCAAGGATTATCTGTGGCATATGGCGCTGCCGATTACGGCTTCGGTGGCGGGCAGTCTGGCGGTAACGACGGTGTTGACGAAAAACGTGTTTCTTGAAGAAATCCGCCGCCAATATGTCTATACTGCCCGCGCCAAGGGTTTGCCGGAAAAACAGATTTTGTGGAAACACGTTTTCCGCAACGCGATGATTCCGCTGATTACCGGCTTTCCCGCTGCCTTTATCGGCGCGTTTTTCACCGGCAGCCTGCTGATTGAAACCTTATTCTCGCTCGACGGGCTGGGGCTGCTTTCTTACGAGGCGGTGATGAAGCGCGATTATCCAGTGGTGATGGGGACGCTGTATGTGTTCACGCTGATGGGTTTGCTGGCGAAATTGGTGTCGGATATTTCTTATTCGTGGGTCGATCCGCGCATTCATTTCGGCGGACAGAAATAG
- the lepB gene encoding signal peptidase I, which translates to MSTNLLYAAIAAIAVGFVMFLFSSKERGENGEWSSALQWGYLLIMVGIFGVLSFNMSFTAVLLVFVAFTGIIWIIHKFRLSRDPSHKDRGHFTDYMSGFFPIILFVFVLRTFVAEPFQIPSSSMRPGLVVGDFILVNKFAYGIRKPIINDVLVETGKIQRGDVVVFNYPEDTSVNYIKRAVGLPGDVVEYKNKVLSVNGQVMADKADGKETYTENTRQYGVMDIEANAYRENIGDHSFRVLKMAGQPSFIPQAVRASFPFRDNCEYAEDGSSFKCIVPKGYYFMMGDNRDNSEDSRYWGFVDDQLIVGKAFFIWMNFRDKSRIGKSIQ; encoded by the coding sequence ATGAGTACAAATCTTTTATATGCCGCCATAGCCGCCATAGCCGTCGGTTTCGTCATGTTCTTGTTCAGCAGTAAAGAACGCGGGGAAAACGGAGAATGGAGCAGCGCCCTGCAATGGGGTTATCTGTTGATTATGGTCGGGATTTTCGGCGTATTGTCTTTCAATATGAGCTTCACCGCCGTGTTGCTGGTGTTCGTCGCCTTTACCGGAATCATATGGATTATCCACAAATTCCGTTTAAGCAGGGACCCGTCGCACAAAGACCGCGGCCATTTTACCGACTATATGAGCGGCTTCTTTCCGATTATCCTGTTTGTGTTTGTATTGCGTACATTTGTGGCCGAACCGTTCCAGATTCCGTCAAGCTCGATGCGGCCCGGCTTGGTGGTTGGCGATTTCATCCTCGTGAACAAATTCGCCTACGGCATCCGTAAGCCGATAATTAACGATGTGTTGGTGGAAACCGGAAAAATCCAGCGCGGCGACGTAGTGGTGTTCAACTACCCCGAAGATACATCTGTCAACTACATCAAACGTGCGGTCGGCCTGCCGGGCGATGTCGTCGAGTACAAAAACAAAGTCTTGAGCGTCAACGGGCAGGTAATGGCAGATAAAGCAGACGGTAAGGAAACTTATACCGAAAACACCCGCCAATACGGCGTGATGGACATCGAAGCCAACGCGTACCGCGAAAATATCGGCGACCACAGCTTCCGCGTACTGAAAATGGCGGGACAGCCGAGCTTTATCCCGCAGGCCGTGCGCGCTTCGTTTCCGTTCCGCGATAATTGCGAATACGCTGAAGACGGTTCGTCGTTCAAATGTATCGTGCCCAAAGGCTATTACTTTATGATGGGCGACAACCGCGACAACAGCGAAGATTCCCGCTATTGGGGCTTTGTCGACGACCAACTGATTGTCGGCAAGGCGTTCTTTATCTGGATGAACTTCCGCGACAAATCCCGCATCGGCAAGAGTATCCAGTAA
- a CDS encoding M16 family metallopeptidase, whose product MNGLIHKIILTAALSTAAVSVCARTAYTAGRLKNGLAYHILTVPSAGRYIDVQMQVGAGASDENGIEEIGTAHMVEHMVFRSAPDFPDGVGNALVAAGWRRGAEFNALTGHERTLYLFRSDKGRAGLEQALRALSAMMSPHVFSAEDWRQEKQIIEAEWRNGLGAAGRMNRWRTEVLRSGSRQARFAVIGTLESIRNTPPQVLEAFHRRWYVPENMRLVVSGRISSDEAVPLLEKYFGGLRQGGLPERGGSYYEPVLRQGWHVAESREGGSFISVLFRFDDSPSRSDDDDGERERNIDRIALYILTQRADKRQQGRPETGDRITVRKASIGRHTSAVGFATAVAAPGGHRAGLAAILELRERILRKPVTPLEFETGAAAVRDEAARAKRETGLPDGFEQAVQTVTEAVFAGRPVRIPAQKAEAAEAALRRIGPEDISRRLRQWLEADDKLVQVQSPGSDGVKDLPRPSEIAALAEKLRAAELPELPTDTADGGFTMRPEGGAIVAEQHERRLKITRWTLQNGDTVVVQNHPAADGKTYIRILGETGFMGAGSHPRLARTAQKTVWQSAPQGFTPVQLHSWMQRHRITLNMTLQADGSKIAGSAPDEETESLLRLYHAYAVSPQVGAAESTLLQRVRAEEAADGAAKERAAEEIRFGRISEPVPVGAEAVGKPQFLAQWRNIIQAPAAVYILTGQSAARLKPLVGQYLAGIPRRPSENAAPRLPLSGSKMERRAVHSEARSDVSAWTFASRRWNPQTAVQIKLLRILAGERLKTELRDKAAGIYSLKFEAVLNPARNRVESELHFTAAPDKAAILLRLGEETLAALPDTLTEQQLVPLRRRFIEQETGRLKNPEAQLERLIERERYPADADSLSEILTLEKLREAAKLLWPSENRRVLIADPKE is encoded by the coding sequence ATGAACGGCCTTATACACAAAATCATCCTGACCGCTGCGCTTTCTACGGCAGCGGTTTCTGTTTGCGCCCGTACCGCTTATACCGCAGGCCGTCTGAAAAACGGGCTGGCCTACCATATTCTGACGGTGCCGTCAGCAGGACGGTATATCGATGTGCAGATGCAGGTCGGTGCGGGTGCTTCCGATGAAAACGGTATCGAAGAAATCGGTACGGCGCATATGGTCGAACATATGGTTTTCCGGAGTGCGCCCGATTTCCCCGACGGTGTGGGGAATGCATTGGTTGCAGCGGGATGGAGGCGCGGCGCGGAGTTTAATGCGTTGACCGGTCATGAGCGCACACTTTATCTGTTCCGTTCCGACAAGGGCAGGGCAGGTTTGGAACAAGCGTTGCGGGCTTTGTCGGCCATGATGTCGCCGCATGTTTTTTCTGCCGAAGACTGGCGTCAGGAAAAGCAGATTATCGAAGCCGAATGGCGTAACGGGTTGGGCGCGGCAGGGCGGATGAACCGCTGGCGGACGGAAGTTTTGCGCAGCGGCAGCCGTCAGGCGCGGTTTGCGGTTATCGGTACGCTGGAAAGCATCCGCAACACGCCGCCGCAAGTGCTGGAAGCCTTCCACCGGCGCTGGTATGTGCCGGAAAATATGCGGTTGGTGGTATCGGGCCGCATTTCGTCTGACGAGGCTGTGCCGTTGTTGGAAAAATATTTCGGCGGTTTGCGGCAGGGCGGTTTGCCCGAGCGCGGCGGCAGCTATTACGAACCTGTTTTGCGGCAGGGCTGGCATGTCGCCGAATCCCGTGAAGGCGGCAGTTTTATTTCGGTCCTGTTCCGTTTTGACGACAGCCCTTCGCGCAGTGATGACGATGATGGCGAGCGGGAACGGAATATCGACCGTATCGCCCTGTATATTTTGACGCAGCGTGCAGACAAAAGGCAGCAGGGTCGGCCCGAAACCGGAGACAGGATAACCGTGCGCAAAGCAAGTATCGGCAGGCATACCTCGGCCGTAGGATTTGCAACGGCAGTTGCAGCCCCCGGCGGCCATCGTGCGGGTTTGGCCGCCATACTGGAATTACGCGAACGAATTTTGAGAAAACCGGTTACGCCTCTTGAATTTGAAACCGGCGCTGCGGCTGTTCGGGACGAGGCGGCGCGGGCGAAGCGGGAAACCGGCTTGCCGGACGGGTTTGAGCAGGCCGTGCAAACCGTTACCGAGGCCGTTTTTGCCGGTAGACCCGTCCGCATTCCGGCGCAAAAGGCGGAAGCCGCCGAAGCGGCTTTGCGGCGGATTGGTCCTGAAGATATTAGCCGGCGGCTGCGGCAATGGCTGGAGGCGGACGATAAACTCGTACAGGTTCAATCCCCTGGTTCCGATGGCGTTAAAGACTTGCCGAGGCCGTCTGAAATAGCTGCGCTGGCGGAAAAATTGCGGGCCGCCGAACTGCCCGAATTGCCAACCGATACGGCGGACGGCGGTTTTACCATGCGGCCGGAAGGCGGCGCCATCGTTGCGGAACAGCATGAACGCCGTCTGAAAATCACGCGCTGGACACTGCAAAACGGCGATACGGTCGTTGTGCAAAACCATCCTGCCGCCGACGGCAAAACGTATATTAGGATTTTGGGCGAAACAGGATTCATGGGGGCGGGAAGTCATCCGCGTTTGGCGCGGACGGCGCAGAAAACAGTCTGGCAGTCCGCCCCGCAGGGATTTACGCCTGTGCAGTTGCATTCGTGGATGCAGCGGCACCGGATAACCCTGAACATGACTTTGCAGGCGGACGGCAGCAAAATCGCCGGCAGCGCGCCTGATGAGGAAACCGAATCCCTGTTGCGCCTGTATCACGCCTATGCGGTATCGCCGCAGGTCGGAGCGGCGGAAAGTACGTTGTTGCAACGCGTCCGCGCGGAAGAAGCCGCGGACGGAGCCGCAAAGGAACGCGCGGCCGAGGAAATCCGGTTCGGCAGAATAAGCGAACCCGTACCGGTTGGAGCCGAGGCGGTCGGCAAACCGCAGTTTCTGGCGCAGTGGCGGAATATTATTCAGGCTCCCGCCGCCGTTTATATTCTGACCGGCCAATCCGCCGCACGGTTGAAACCGCTGGTCGGGCAATATCTTGCGGGGATTCCCCGCAGGCCGTCTGAAAATGCCGCGCCGCGTCTGCCTTTGTCCGGCAGCAAGATGGAACGCAGGGCGGTCCATTCCGAAGCGCGCAGCGACGTATCCGCCTGGACGTTCGCCTCCCGCCGGTGGAATCCGCAAACCGCCGTGCAGATTAAACTGCTGCGTATTTTGGCGGGGGAGCGGTTAAAAACCGAGCTGCGTGACAAAGCGGCGGGCATATACAGCCTGAAATTCGAGGCTGTACTGAACCCCGCCCGCAACCGTGTAGAAAGCGAGCTGCATTTCACTGCCGCGCCCGACAAGGCCGCAATCCTGCTCAGGCTCGGGGAAGAGACACTGGCGGCACTGCCCGATACCTTGACCGAACAGCAGCTTGTTCCCTTGCGCCGCCGCTTTATCGAACAAGAAACAGGCCGTCTGAAAAATCCGGAAGCGCAGCTTGAACGCCTGATAGAACGCGAACGGTATCCTGCCGACGCAGACTCATTGTCCGAAATACTGACGCTGGAAAAATTGCGGGAGGCTGCCAAGCTGTTGTGGCCGTCTGAAAACCGCAGGGTGCTGATTGCCGACCCGAAGGAGTAG
- the lepA gene encoding translation elongation factor 4 has translation MKNIRNFSIIAHIDHGKSTLADRFIQYCGGLDLREMSTQVLDSMDIEKERGITIKAQTAALSYKARDGQVYQLNLIDTPGHVDFSYEVSRSLSACEGALLVVDASQGVEAQTVANCYTAIDLGVEVVPVLNKIDLPAADPERVEQEIEDIIGIDAVGAVQCSAKSGIGVEDVLEEIVAKIPAPTGDENAPLQAVIVDSWFDNYVGVVMLIRVKNGTIKLKDKVRFMSTKAETQVEQLGVFTPKSVQKQELKAGEVGFLITGVKELGQAKVGDTVTLVANPASEPLPGFQEVQSQVFAGLYPVESHDYEALRDALEKLQLNDASLKFEPEVSQALGFGFRCGFLGLLHLEIVQERLEREFDMDLITTAPTVVYEVVLKSGEKIEVENPSKLPDIGSIETILEPIITATILVPQEYVGNVMTLCNQKRGVQVNMQYMGRQVMLTYDLPMNEVVMDFFDKLKSTSRGYASLDYHFKEFQPSDLIKLDIMVNGEKVDALSLIVHRQSAVHRGRELASKMRELIPRQMFDIAVQAAIGSQIIARENVKALRKNVLAKCYGGDITRKKKLLEKQKAGKRRMKQVGNVEIPQSAFLAILQVSDK, from the coding sequence ATGAAGAATATACGGAATTTCTCCATCATTGCCCACATCGACCACGGCAAATCGACGCTTGCCGACCGCTTCATCCAATACTGCGGCGGCTTGGATTTGCGCGAAATGAGTACGCAGGTACTCGATTCCATGGACATCGAAAAAGAGCGCGGCATCACCATCAAAGCGCAAACCGCCGCGCTCAGCTACAAAGCACGCGACGGGCAGGTGTATCAACTCAACCTGATTGACACGCCGGGACACGTCGACTTCTCTTACGAAGTCTCCCGCTCGCTGTCCGCATGCGAAGGCGCGCTTTTGGTTGTTGACGCGTCGCAAGGCGTGGAAGCGCAAACCGTGGCGAACTGCTACACCGCGATTGATTTGGGCGTGGAAGTCGTGCCTGTCTTGAACAAAATCGACCTGCCCGCCGCCGACCCCGAGCGCGTGGAACAGGAAATCGAAGACATCATCGGCATCGATGCCGTCGGCGCGGTGCAATGTTCAGCCAAAAGCGGCATCGGCGTGGAAGACGTTTTGGAAGAAATCGTTGCCAAAATCCCCGCGCCGACCGGCGACGAAAACGCGCCGCTGCAAGCCGTTATCGTCGATTCGTGGTTTGACAACTACGTCGGCGTGGTCATGTTGATCCGTGTGAAAAACGGCACCATCAAGCTGAAAGACAAAGTGCGTTTTATGAGCACCAAGGCGGAAACTCAGGTTGAGCAACTGGGCGTATTCACGCCCAAATCGGTTCAGAAACAAGAACTCAAAGCCGGCGAAGTAGGCTTTTTGATTACCGGCGTGAAAGAATTGGGACAGGCGAAAGTCGGCGACACGGTTACTTTGGTTGCCAACCCCGCTTCTGAGCCGCTGCCCGGTTTCCAAGAAGTACAAAGCCAGGTATTTGCAGGCCTCTACCCCGTGGAAAGCCACGACTACGAAGCCTTGCGCGACGCTTTGGAAAAATTGCAGCTTAACGATGCTTCGTTGAAATTCGAGCCTGAAGTTTCTCAGGCATTGGGCTTCGGCTTCCGCTGCGGCTTCTTGGGTCTGCTGCACTTGGAAATCGTGCAGGAACGCTTGGAGCGCGAGTTTGACATGGATTTGATTACCACCGCGCCGACGGTGGTTTACGAAGTCGTGTTGAAGAGCGGCGAAAAAATTGAAGTCGAAAACCCGTCCAAACTGCCCGACATCGGCAGCATCGAAACCATTCTCGAGCCGATTATTACCGCGACCATCCTCGTGCCGCAGGAATACGTCGGCAACGTCATGACTTTGTGTAACCAAAAACGCGGCGTGCAGGTCAATATGCAGTACATGGGCCGTCAAGTCATGCTGACTTACGATTTGCCCATGAACGAAGTCGTGATGGACTTTTTCGACAAACTCAAATCCACTTCGCGCGGCTATGCCTCGCTGGACTACCATTTCAAAGAATTCCAACCGTCCGACTTGATTAAGCTGGATATTATGGTCAACGGCGAAAAAGTCGATGCCCTGAGCCTGATTGTCCACCGTCAAAGCGCCGTTCACCGAGGCCGCGAGCTTGCATCGAAAATGCGCGAACTGATTCCGCGCCAAATGTTCGACATTGCCGTCCAAGCCGCCATCGGCAGTCAGATTATCGCCCGCGAAAACGTCAAAGCCCTGCGTAAAAACGTCTTGGCAAAATGTTACGGCGGCGATATTACCCGTAAGAAAAAACTTCTCGAAAAACAAAAAGCAGGCAAACGCCGCATGAAACAAGTGGGCAACGTGGAAATCCCGCAAAGCGCATTTTTGGCGATTCTGCAAGTGAGTGATAAATAA
- the mtnN gene encoding 5'-methylthioadenosine/S-adenosylhomocysteine nucleosidase, producing MSEQTIAVIGAMEQEIALLRTRMEEVQTLSFGSFTVCAGRYAGKRMVLALSGIGKVNAAVATAWVVHQFNPDCVINTGSAGGLGKGLKVGDVVIGDKAAHHDVDVTAFGYEWGQVPRLPAAFDADERLVGAAEQAASVFEGASVRRGLIASGDQFVHSSGRVAEIRSRFPDIQAVEMEAAAIAQTCTQLGVPFVVIRAVSDSADEKADISFDEFLKTAAVHSAEMVLKMMERL from the coding sequence ATGTCTGAACAAACAATTGCCGTAATCGGCGCCATGGAACAGGAAATCGCGCTTCTGCGTACCCGTATGGAAGAAGTGCAGACCCTGAGCTTCGGCAGCTTTACCGTCTGCGCGGGACGGTATGCGGGCAAACGCATGGTGCTGGCGTTGAGCGGTATCGGCAAAGTCAACGCGGCGGTTGCGACGGCATGGGTGGTGCATCAGTTCAATCCTGACTGCGTCATCAACACCGGCAGCGCGGGCGGTTTGGGCAAAGGGCTGAAGGTCGGCGACGTGGTTATCGGCGATAAAGCGGCGCATCACGATGTCGACGTAACCGCGTTCGGTTACGAATGGGGGCAGGTCCCGCGCCTGCCGGCAGCGTTTGACGCGGACGAAAGGCTGGTGGGCGCGGCGGAGCAGGCCGCAAGCGTGTTTGAAGGCGCATCGGTCAGGCGCGGCCTGATTGCCAGCGGCGACCAATTTGTCCACAGCAGCGGGCGGGTGGCGGAAATCCGCAGCCGTTTCCCCGACATACAGGCGGTGGAAATGGAAGCGGCGGCCATTGCGCAGACCTGTACGCAGCTCGGCGTGCCGTTTGTAGTGATTCGCGCGGTTTCCGATTCGGCCGACGAGAAAGCCGACATCAGTTTTGATGAATTTTTAAAAACCGCGGCGGTACATTCCGCGGAAATGGTTTTGAAAATGATGGAGCGGCTCTGA
- the uvrA gene encoding excinuclease ABC subunit UvrA: MCKHHPHHTRDNDTIRIRGARAHNLKNVDLDIPRHKLVVVTGLSGSGKSSLAFDTLYAEGQRRYVESLSAYARQFLQMMDKPDVDLIEGLSPAISIEQKSTSHNPRSTVGTVTEIHDYLRLLYARVGTPYCPEHNLPLSSQTVSQMVDAVLKLPEDTRVMILAPAVRERKGEFVDFFADLQAQGFARVRVDGEVYQLDEVPKLEKNIKHNIDVVIDRVKVKADIKQRLAESFETALRHGNERALAMEMDSGEEHWFSARFACPVCSYSLPELEPRLFSFNNPMGSCPTCDGLGNTNFFDPEKVVAHPELSLATGAIDGWDKRNQFYFQMIQSLARHYGFDVQAAWETLPEKVKKVVLHGSGKEVIDFTYLSERGTTFNRSHAFEGIIPNLERRYRETDSETVREKLREYQNHRACPSCGGARLRKEARYVYVSGEPLHEVSAWPLTKTHRFFETLDLDGNKKQIAEKILKEITERLGFLINVGLDYLNLSRSAETLSGGEAQRIRLASQIGSGLTGVMYVLDEPSIGLHQRDNDRLLATLKRLRDLGNSVIVVEHDEDAIREADFVVDMGPGAGEHGGNVLIADTPENVAKCEKSVTGQYLSGKKSIAVPSERTPVNPDRMLILKGARGNNLKNVTLELPLGLITCITGVSGSGKSTLINDTLAKITARELNRAQEEPAPYDDIHGLEHLDKVINVDQSPIGRTPRSNPATYTGLFTPIRELFAGVPLSRERGYNVGRFSFNVKGGRCEACQGDGVIKVEMHFLPDVYVPCEVCHGKRYNRETLEIQYKGKNISQVLDMTVEEAREFFDAVPTVSRKLQTLMDVGLGYIRLGQSATTLSGGEAQRVKLALELSKRDTGRTLYILDEPTTGLHFADIALLLEVIGRLKGKGNSIVIIEHNLDVIKTADWIVDLGPEGGDGGGRIIAEGSPEELAKVKGSYTGKYLKHILNNQNLETSK, translated from the coding sequence ATGTGCAAACACCACCCACACCACACCCGAGACAACGACACCATCCGCATCCGCGGCGCGCGCGCGCATAATTTGAAAAACGTCGATTTGGACATTCCGCGCCACAAGCTGGTGGTGGTCACGGGGCTGTCGGGCAGCGGCAAGTCGTCGCTGGCGTTTGACACGCTGTATGCCGAAGGGCAGCGGCGTTATGTCGAGAGCCTGTCCGCCTATGCGCGGCAGTTTTTGCAGATGATGGACAAACCCGACGTCGATTTGATCGAAGGCCTGTCGCCCGCGATTTCCATCGAGCAGAAATCCACCAGCCACAACCCGCGTTCCACCGTCGGCACGGTTACGGAAATCCACGATTACCTGCGCCTTTTGTATGCCCGCGTCGGCACGCCGTATTGCCCCGAACACAATCTGCCGCTATCCAGCCAGACCGTGTCGCAGATGGTCGATGCCGTGTTGAAGCTGCCGGAAGACACGCGCGTGATGATTCTGGCGCCGGCGGTACGCGAGCGTAAGGGCGAGTTTGTCGATTTCTTTGCCGACTTGCAGGCGCAGGGTTTTGCGCGGGTGCGCGTGGACGGCGAGGTCTATCAGTTGGACGAAGTGCCGAAGCTGGAAAAAAACATCAAGCACAATATCGACGTGGTCATCGACCGCGTGAAAGTGAAGGCGGACATCAAGCAGCGGCTGGCGGAAAGTTTTGAAACCGCGCTGCGCCACGGCAACGAGCGCGCGCTGGCGATGGAAATGGACAGCGGCGAAGAACATTGGTTTTCCGCGCGTTTCGCCTGCCCCGTGTGTTCGTACAGCCTGCCCGAATTGGAGCCGCGCCTCTTTTCGTTCAACAACCCGATGGGTTCCTGCCCGACTTGCGACGGCTTGGGCAACACCAATTTCTTCGACCCCGAAAAAGTGGTCGCCCATCCCGAATTGTCGCTGGCAACGGGCGCGATTGACGGCTGGGACAAGCGCAATCAGTTCTATTTCCAAATGATTCAGTCGCTGGCGCGGCATTACGGTTTCGATGTGCAGGCTGCTTGGGAAACGCTACCTGAAAAAGTCAAAAAAGTCGTGCTGCACGGCTCGGGCAAAGAAGTCATTGATTTCACTTACCTGTCCGAACGCGGCACCACCTTCAACCGCAGCCACGCCTTCGAAGGCATCATCCCCAATCTCGAACGCCGCTACCGCGAAACCGACAGCGAAACCGTGCGCGAAAAACTGCGCGAATACCAAAACCACCGCGCCTGCCCAAGCTGCGGCGGCGCACGTTTGCGCAAAGAAGCCCGCTATGTTTACGTCAGCGGCGAACCGTTGCACGAAGTCTCCGCCTGGCCGCTGACCAAAACCCACCGATTTTTTGAAACGCTGGATTTGGACGGCAACAAAAAACAAATCGCTGAAAAAATCCTCAAAGAAATTACCGAGCGGCTCGGCTTCCTGATTAACGTCGGGCTGGATTACCTGAATCTCTCCCGCTCCGCCGAAACCCTCTCCGGCGGCGAAGCCCAGCGCATCCGCCTCGCCAGCCAAATCGGCAGCGGCTTAACCGGCGTGATGTACGTTTTGGACGAACCCTCCATCGGCCTGCACCAGCGCGACAATGACCGCCTGCTCGCCACCCTCAAACGCCTGCGCGATTTGGGCAACAGCGTGATTGTGGTCGAACACGACGAAGACGCCATCCGCGAAGCCGATTTCGTGGTCGATATGGGCCCCGGCGCGGGCGAACACGGCGGTAACGTACTGATTGCCGACACGCCCGAAAACGTCGCCAAATGCGAAAAATCCGTTACCGGACAATACCTCAGCGGCAAAAAATCCATTGCCGTGCCGTCTGAACGCACCCCCGTCAATCCCGACCGAATGCTCATCCTCAAAGGCGCGCGCGGCAACAACCTCAAAAACGTTACCCTCGAACTGCCGCTCGGTTTGATTACCTGCATCACCGGCGTATCCGGCAGCGGCAAGTCCACCCTGATTAACGACACCCTCGCCAAAATCACCGCCCGCGAACTCAACCGCGCCCAAGAAGAACCCGCCCCATACGACGACATCCACGGCCTCGAACACCTCGACAAAGTCATCAACGTCGACCAATCCCCCATCGGCCGCACCCCGCGCTCCAACCCCGCCACCTACACCGGCCTGTTCACCCCTATCCGCGAACTCTTCGCCGGCGTGCCCCTCTCGCGCGAACGCGGCTACAACGTCGGCCGATTCTCCTTCAACGTCAAAGGCGGCCGCTGCGAAGCCTGTCAAGGCGACGGCGTGATTAAAGTCGAAATGCACTTCCTGCCCGACGTGTACGTTCCCTGCGAAGTCTGCCACGGCAAACGCTACAACCGCGAAACCCTCGAAATCCAATACAAAGGCAAAAACATCAGCCAAGTCCTCGACATGACCGTTGAAGAAGCCCGCGAATTTTTCGACGCCGTCCCCACCGTATCGCGCAAACTGCAAACCCTGATGGACGTAGGCCTCGGCTACATCCGCCTCGGCCAGTCCGCCACCACCCTCTCAGGCGGCGAAGCCCAGCGCGTCAAACTCGCCTTGGAGCTATCCAAACGCGACACCGGCAGAACGCTCTACATCCTCGACGAACCCACCACCGGCCTACACTTCGCCGACATCGCCCTGCTGCTGGAAGTCATAGGCCGTCTGAAAGGCAAAGGCAACTCGATTGTGATTATCGAGCATAATCTGGACGTGATTAAAACTGCCGATTGGATTGTGGATTTAGGGCCGGAAGGGGGTGATGGAGGGGGAAGGATTATTGCGGAAGGTAGTCCCGAGGAGTTGGCGAAGGTTAAGGGGAGTTATACCGGCAAATACCTGAAACACATATTGAATAATCAAAATCTGGAAACTAGCAAATAA